A region from the Macrobrachium nipponense isolate FS-2020 chromosome 47, ASM1510439v2, whole genome shotgun sequence genome encodes:
- the LOC135204664 gene encoding gastrula zinc finger protein XlCGF17.1-like translates to MPLIKEEQNLEEDLFENTDEGSSLADPLEVKTEPEYFNHSVFVVDCSSQPVKSEDSSPSCDDERGKKICIAEENRHLDGTKVFSKRSNKAGKEITCAECQRTFSKMSRLKTHMRTHTGEKPYTCSVCQKSFFDSSTLTKHMRTHTGEKAYTCSTCQRHFSCQSHLKRHMRTHTGEKPYTCSICQRSFSFQSALKTHTRIHTGEKPYTCSICQRSFSQLSPFKTHMRTHTGEKPYTCSICQRSFSRPGDLKIHTRTHTGEKPYTCSICQKKFSQSNNFKTHMRSHRGEKPNTCSICQKSFSRLNNLKKHMRTHTE, encoded by the coding sequence ATGCCGTTAATCAAAGAGGAGCAGaatttggaggaggatctttttGAAAACACGGATGAAGGGTCTTCACTTGCAGATCCTTTAGAAGTCAAGACAGAACCAGAATATTTTAACCATAGTGTATTTGTTGTGGACTGTTCGTCCCAACCTGTCAAGTCCGAGGACAGTTCACCAAGCTGTGATGATGAAAGGGGAAAGAAGATCTGTATTGCAGAAGAAAATAGACATTTGGATGGAACAAAAGtattttcaaagcgaagcaacaAAGCAGGGAAGGAAATAACATGTGCTGAATGCCAAAGGACATTTTCAAAGATGTCCCGCCTGAAAacccacatgagaactcatacaggagagaaaccatatacttgctctgtatgtcaaaaaagtttttttgattCAAGTACTCTCAcaaaacacatgagaactcatacaggagagaaagcATATACTTGCTCTACATGTCAAAGACATTTTTCTTGTCAAAGTCACCTCAAaagacacatgagaactcatacaggagagaaaccatatacttgctctatatgtcaaagaagtttttcttttcaaagcGCTCTCAAAACACACACGAGaattcatacaggagagaaaccatatacttgctctatttgtcaaagaagtttttctcaattAAGTCCTttcaaaacacacatgagaactcatacaggggagaaaccatatacttgctcaatatgtcaaagaagtttctcTCGTCCAGGTGATCTCAAAATACACacgagaactcatacaggagagaaaccgtatacttgctctatatgtcaaaaaaaattttctcaatcaaataatttcaaaacacacatgagatctCATAGAGGAGAGAAACCAaatacttgctctatatgtcaaaaaagtttttctcgtCTAAATAATCTCAaaaaacacatgagaactcatacagaatag
- the LOC135204396 gene encoding tigger transposable element-derived protein 1-like, producing the protein MHPNVKAAYLPPNTTSLIQPMDQVVIANFKAYYLRRTIRSALRAIEGNEELTLKQFWKGYNIAYAVRNTASAWDEVKTTTLNGAWKKWCPQFVHSFEGFDEAEDVETVTRKIVGLSKRLKLDLEAEDVTELLASHGKELSSEDLIELEQQMIVEELEVLDPKLRALTVKGLSEGFTPQERALTSFEGEDPNAARFDRIRRGIMDLVTFYKETLRKKQMNKSVQSRLDIFFKKSPAPPPTPSPGKEF; encoded by the coding sequence atgcaccctaatgtgaaggcGGCGTACCTTCCACCAAATACAACATCACtcatacagccaatggaccaggtaGTAATTGCTAACTTCAAGgcatactaccttagaagaacaaTACGCTCTGCTTTGAGGGCTATCGAAGGTAACGAGGAGTTGACGTTGAAGCagttctggaagggctacaacatcgCATATGCAGTCAGGAATactgcaagtgcttgggacgaggtgaagacgaccactttaaatggagCCTGGAAGAAAtggtgtccacagtttgtgcacagttttgaaggattTGACGAGGCAGAAGatgtcgagactgtgacgaggaaaattgtagggctaagcaagaggctgaaactagatttGGAAGCTGAGGATGTcacagagctgctggcatcccatggaaAGGAGTTGTCATCAGAGGACCTCATTGAGCTGGAGCAGCAGATGATTGTGGAAGAGTTAGAGGTACTAGACCCAAAACTCAGGGCATTAACTgtcaaaggcttgtcagagggttttactcctCAGGAGAGAGCTTTGACTTCTTTTGAGGGAGAAGACCCTAACGCTGCCAGGTTTGACAGAATTCGGAGAGGGATCATGGATTTGGTAACTTTTTATAAGGAAACCCTGAGGAAGAAGCAGATGAACAAAAGTGTGCAGTCTAGGCTTGACATTTTCTTCAAGAAGTCTCCAGCACCTCCTCCCACTCCTAgccctggtaaggaattctga